CGACGGCGCCGTCGCGGTCGGGGCCGTGGGACGGGGCCTCAACCACGCGTTCTACTCGACGACGGGGTCGTATGTCGAGATCGCGGCACCGGGCGGCGACTCCCGCGAGGCCGGGTCGCTGCGGGACGGCGGCATCCTCCAGCAGATGGTGGACCAGGATCTGGCCGCCACCTACACGCTGGCGCCGGCGCTGTTCCGGGCGCCGCGCTTCGACGTCTTCCAGTACTACTTCGTACAGGGCACGTCGATGGCGACGCCGCACGTGTCGGGGTTCGCGGCGCTGCTCCGCCAGCAGGGCATCACGAACCCAGCCGCCATCGAGGCTGCGATGAAGCAGTTCGCGACCGATCGCGGGCCCGCCGGCGCCGACGACCAGTACGGCGCCGGCCTCATCAACCCCCGCGCGACGCTGCGCGGCCTGGGCCTGGCGCGATGAGGAGGCGGACCATGCGCACCGTCGTCCTCGCAGCCGCCGTGATCCTGCTGTCGCTACCCGCGACCGCACCCGCCCAGACGCGGCCGGGCGGACCGGCGCCGCGACGCCCGGCGCCGGTCCGGCAGACGCCCGCGTACCCGGCCGGCATTCAGCTCCGGGGCTTCGGGACGGTGGCCGTCGACTGGTTCACGGCGTCGAGCACCTTCGGCGCCGTCCTGGGCAGCGCCCGCGGCACGGAGTTCGGCGGCGGCCTCAGTCTGACCGAGGGCCCGGGCTTCCTCGACATCGGGGCCCGCCGCTTCAAGAAGGACGGCGAACGGGTCTTCGTCGGCAACCTGGGCACGGTGTTCCCGCTGGGCATCCCGACCACCGTCACCATGACGCCGCTCGACGTCACGATCGGATGGCGCCTGCGGCCGCTGATGGGCCGGCGGCTGCGCCCGTACGTGGGCGGCGGCTACACCCGCCTCACGTACGAGGAGACCGCCGGCTTCGCCCAGGACGGCGACGACGTCTCGGAGTCCTTCAACGGCTACCACGTGCTGGGCGGCGGTGAGTTCCGGTTCGGTCGACTCGTCGGCGTGGCCGCCGAGGTCGCCTGGACGTCGATCGCCAATGCCATCGGGGAAGGCGGCGCCTCGAAGGCCTTCGACGAGACCAACCTTGGCGGGACGAGCGCGCGGTTCAAGGTCGTCATCGGGCGCTGACGGCTTCGTCCGCCGCGTGCTCGCCGTCGTGGCGCGCATTCCCCCGGGCCGCGTCGCCACCTACGGCGACGTCGCCGCGATGGCGGGCCGCCCCGGCGCCGCCAGGGCGGCCGGCAACGTGCTGGCCCGCGGCGGCGCCCCGGGCGTGCCGTACCACCGCGTGATTGCGGCCGGTGGAGCGCTCGGGGGCTACTCGGACCTGAGCGTGAAGCGGGCCCTCCTGGCCGCCGAGGGCCACGACCTCACGGCCCGGCGCGTGCGCGGCTTCGAGCGCGTGCGCTGGCCGTCGCCCCGCGCTCGCCGGTAGCCTCCGCGGCGCCGGTCACCGCCGGCGGGGCGGTCGTCAGCCCCCGATGGACATCACGTCGAACTGCTCGTGGTGCAGGTGGACGTCGGGCTTCACGATGACGTCCTTCCCGAGCATCTGCTTCAGGTCGCGCAGCACGCCACGCTCCTCGTCCTTGAGGGCGCGGGCGATGTCCGGGTTCACGCGGAGCAGCACGCCCAGGCCGTCGAGATCAGGACCGACCTTCTTCACCTCGGTCAGGATCTCGTAGCACACCGTGGAACTCGACTTGATCGTGCCGGTGCCGGAGCAGTACGGGCACGGCTCGGTGAGCGTGCGCTCCAGGCTCTGCTTCACGCGCTTCCTCGTGACGATCACGAGGCCGAAGTCCGACACCTGGAGGGCCTTCGACGGCGACCGGTCGCGCCGGAGCTCGTGCTCCACCGCCTGGAACACCTTCTGGCGGTTCTTCTTCTCCTCCATGTCGATGAAGTCGAGCACGATGATGCCGCCCAGGTCGCGCAGCCGGATCTGGCGCACGATCTCCTTCACGGCCTCGAGGTTCGTCTTGATGATCGTGTCCTCGAGTCGCCCGGCGGTCTTCTTCCCGACGTAGCGCCCCGTGTTCACGTCGATCGCCACCAGGGCCTCCGTCTGGTTGATGACGATGGAGCCGCCGGACTTCAGCCACACCTTGCTCTTCAGCGCCTTGTCGAGCTCCGCCTGGACGCCGTACTCCTCGAAGATCGGATACGGCTTGTCGTGCAGCTTCACCCGGGACGACATGCCCGGCATGATGCGGTCGAGCAGCTCGATGATGCGCTGGTGCTCGCGGGGGTCGTCGATGCGGATCGCCGTGTAGACGTCGGTCAGGAGGTCGCGCAGGAGCTTCGCCACGAGGCTGGCTTCGCGGAACACGACGGCCGGCGCGCGGCTCGTCTCCGACTTCTGCCGCATCTCGGTCCAGACGCGATGGAAGTACTGGAGGTCCGAGACGATGTCCTCCTTGGGCTTGCCCTCGGCGGCCGTGCGGATGATGACGCCGCCGCCGAAGCTGTGCTGGTCGCGGAACTCCTTCACGATGCCCCGCAGGCGGTTGCGCTCCTCGCGGGTCGAGATCTTCCGCGACACGCCCACGTGATCCACGGTCGGCATGAAGACCAGGAAGCGGCCCGGCATGGTGACGTGGGACGTGAGGCGCGCGCCCTTCGTGCCCAGCGGCTCCTTCGCCACCTGCACGATGATGTCCTGGCCTTCCTTGACCAGCTCCTCGATCTTGGCCTCGGCCCCGCGCTCGCGCTCGCCGCGGTCGCGTCCGCCGCGCCCACGCCCCCGGCCACGTGCCGGGGCGGGCGCCGCGACTTCCGCCGCGCCGCTGCCGACGGCCGACGCCTCGCCGCCCTCCGACGCGTCGTCCTCGTCCTCCTCGTCGTCGCCGCTCAGGCGCTCGAACTCCTCCATCGTGTTGACGACGTCGGACACGTAGAGGAACCCGTCACGTTCGAGACCGATGTCCACGAACGCCGACTGCATGCCCGGGAGCACCTTGGAGACTCGGCCCTTGTAGACGTTGCCCACGACGCCGCGGTTGCGCTCGCGCTCGACGAACACCTCCGCGAGCAGATCGTCCTCGAGGATGGCCACGCGGGTCTCGTGGCCGTTGGTCGCGATGATCATTTCCTTCGTCATGCACGTCTCAATTCGTGAAGCGCCGCATCCGGACGTTCAGGATGAGGCCGAAGCCGGCGAGCGTGGCGATCATCGAGGACCCGCCGTAGCTCAGGAGCGGCAGCGTGAGGCCCTTGACCGGCGCCAGTCCCGCCGACATCGAGATGTTGTAGAGCACCTGGAAGATGAAGCTGGCCAGCACGCCGAGTACGAGGTACGCGCCCGCCCGGTCTTTCGACAGGCGCGCGGCGTCCAGCGCGCGCATGATGACGAAGAGGTACAGGGCCAGCATCACGACGACGCCGACCACGCCCTGTTCCTCGGCCAGCACCGAGAAGATGAAGTCGTTGTGGGCGACCGGAAGGAAGCGCAGCTGGCCCTGCGTGCCCTTCATGAACCCCTTGCCGGTGATGCCGCCCGAACCGACCGTGATACGCGCCTGGATCTGCTGGTAGCCGGCGCCCCGGGCGTCCTGCTCCGGATCGAGGAACGTGATGATCCGCTCCTTCTGGTAGTCCTCGAGCGCGAAGACCCAGGCCGCCGGGGCGAGGACCAGGGCGATCACGGCCGCGATGCCGAGGTAGCGCACGGGCAGGCCGGCAGCGAACACCACGATGCCGAAGACGGGCAGGAGGGTCACGGCGGTTCCGAGATCCGGCTCCCTCGCGATGAGCAGCAGCGGCACGAGCGTGAGCGCGGCCCCCAGGAACAGATCCTGCGACGACGGCGCCGCGCGGCGGACGTCGCCCAGCAGCTTGGCCAGGATCAGGGCCAGGCCGGCCTTGGCGAATTCCGACGGCTGGAGGTTGAACACCCCGAGATCGAGCCAGCGGCGCGACCCGCCCCGGACCGCCCCGAACACCAGGACGGCGAGGAGCGCGGCGATGAGCGCCAGGTAGATCCAGTGCGCCTTGTCGATGAGCGTCCGGTAGTCCACGGCCAGGCAGACCGCGAGCGCGCCGGCGCCGAGGACGAGGGCGTAGATCTGGGTCCAGTACTCACGCGTGGCGCCGCCGGTGGCGCTGTAGATCATGCCGATGCCGATGAGCGCAATGAGCGCCACGGCGCCGAGGAGCCAGACGTCCAGGTGCGTGGAAAGTCGGCGTTCGAACACGGCTCAGCGTTGTCCGGCGCCCGCAGCCTCGGCGTCGCCGGGTCCCGCCGTGCGCGTGGGCGGCGGGGGCGGCGGAGCGAAGCCTGGCGTGCCAGGGACGGGCGGCATGACGGGCGCGGGACGCCCTTCCTTCCGCGCGTAGTAGGTCTCGATGATGTGGCGGGCGATCGGCGCCGCCAGGTAGCCGTGCTCGGAATGCTCGGCGAAGATCACGCCGGCCAGTTCTGGATCGTCGGCCGGCACCATGAACACGAACCACCCGTGGTCGCGGTAGTCGCGGCCGTTGCCGCGCGCGCGCTGCCGTCCCTGCAGCGAGATGACCTGCGCGGTGCCGGTCTTGCCGGCCACGTCGCGGCCGGCGATCTTCGCGCGCACGGCCGTGCCCGCGCCGTTCACGGCCATCCACAGGCCGTCATGGACCGCCGAGACCGTCTCGGCCTTCAGGGTGACGGCCGACGCGGCCGCCGACGGCGGCGCCTGCTGCCACGGACCGCCGGTGGAGGTGGCCTTGACGAGCCGCGGCGTCACCCGGGCCCCGCGCGCCACCGACGCCATCATCACGGCCATCGACATCGGCGTGACCGAGACCTGGCCCTGGCCGATGGCCACCGAGATGGTTTCGCCGGGATACCAGCGTTCCCCGGTGCGCTGTTGCTTCCACGCCGTGGAGGGAATGATGCTCTCGACCTCGTTGGGCAGGTCGACGCCGGACTTGGAGGCCAGGCCCAGGCGCTCGGACCACTCGTGAATCCGATCCACGCCGAGCATGTTGCCGACCGTGTAGAAGAAGGTGTTGCACGACTTCTCGAGCGCGTGGCGGACGTCCACCCAGCCGTGGTGGCCCAGGCACTGGAAAAAGCGGCCGTAGAAGGTGGCGCCGCCGCCGCAGAAGACCTTGAAGTCGGGCGTGATGACGCCTTCCTCGAGCCCGGCCGTCGCCACGACGATCTTGAAGGTCGATCCCGGCGAGTAGCGCCCCTGAATGGCGCGGTTCTGGAGCGGGCGCAGCTCGTCGGTGTTGAGCTGCTGCCACGTTTCACGATCGATGCCGCCGGCGAACGCGTTGGGGTCGTAGGCGGGCAGGCTCACCAGCGTGAGGACATCGCCGGACCGCGGGTCGAGCACCACCGCGGATCCCCAGTAGCCCGTGACCTTGAACCCCTGCTCGGCCGCCCGCTGCATCGAGGCGTCGAGCGTGAGCTGGAGGCGGCGGCCCTCGACCGGGGGCGTCTCGTCGAGGGTGCGGATCTCGCGGCCGACGCTGTTGACGACGACGCGGCGGGCGCCGTCCTGGCCCATCAGCATGTCGTTGTAGGTGCGCTCCAGCCCCGACTGGCCGACCACGGTGCCGCTCGCGATCCCGGCCTCGGCCACCATCTGCTCGCTGACCTCGCCGACATAGCCCAGGAGGTGGGCCCCGAGGGCCTCGGCTGGGTAACTGCGGGTGGGCACCTCCTGCACGACCACGTCGGGCAGCTCGAAGTCCAGCCGGCGGGCCGTGACCGCCGCGACCTGCGCCAGGGTGGCGTCCTGCACGACCACGATGGGCTGGTAGGCGGGCTCGCGGCGGTGCCGATCGACCGTCTCGCGCATCGCGGATTCGCTCACGCCCGTCACCGCCGAGAGGAGCCGGATCGTGTGGTCCAGATCGCGCGAATGCTCGCGCATGATCGAGATGTTGAAGGCGGCGCGGTTCTCGACCAGTACCTCACCGTGGCGGTCGAAGATGACCCCGCGCGGCGCGCGGAGCGGCAGGGTCCGTTGATGGTTGTTCTCGGCCATCTCGCGGAACTTGGCGTACTGCAGCACCTGGAAGTACCAGAAGCCGCAGAGGAGGAGCGTGAAGGCCGCGGCCACGCCCGCGCGCAGGATGGCAATCCGGCCCTGCAGACGGCGGCGGTCCTCGACGGCGGCGGGCGACCCGAACCGCATGGCTAGTCCGGGACCGGAACCGGCATCAACGCGACACCCGCATGCCGCGCGAGGCGCGGCGGCGATCGAGCGCCCGCGGAATCCGCTCGCCCAGATGGAAGACGACCGCCCCCGCGATGCCGTTGCCGACGGCCTGTGCGGCGACGACGGTCAACGCATCCGGGTAGCTTCGCAATCCGAGCAGCGTGTAGAGGCCCATGTACACCACGGCGTGCACGGCAGTCGCCGCCGCGAACGTCAACATCTGAGGCAGGGCGGCCGCCACGACGAACTGGGTGCCGAACCGGCCCACCAGAAACCCCACGATCGTCTTCGCGAGGCCCCCTATGCCGAGAATACCGGAGGACAGGGCATCTTGGATCAGTCCCCCGACGGTTCCGGCGAGAAGTCCGGCCACCGGCCCGCCCACGAGGGCGACATAGACCACGACGACGAGGACCAGGTCGACGACCACCGTCTCCCTCCAGGTCACGAGGCCCGCCACCGCCGTTTGCGCCAGCACGGCCGCCGCGAGCCCCGCCAGGGCCGCGAGGGCCCTCACCGGGCCGCCTCAGCCGGAGGCACGTCCCGCTGCAGGACGACGAGCACGTCCTCGAGCCGCGAGAAGTCCACGGCCGGGCGGACGACGATCCGGTGGTACAGGCCGTCCCCCTTGGCCACACTGGTCACGGTGCCCAGCACGAAGCCCTTCGGGTACAGGCCGTCGATGCCCGACGTCACCACCACGTCCCCGGCGTTCACGGCCAGGGTGGCCGGCGCGTAGTCCATCCGCAGCGTCCCATCCCCCACTCCCACGACGATGCCCTGCACGCGGCTGCTCTCGATGAGGGCGCCGGCGGCGGCGTTGCGGTCCACGAGGAGCTGGACGAGCGAGGCCCGGGTGCCGGGCTGGGTGACCCGGCCGACCACGCCGGCCGGCGCCACGACGGCCATGTCGGCCGCCACGCCGTCGGAGGTGCCCTTGTCGATGGTGACGGTGCGGAAGTCCGGACTGGCCCCCGCGGCGATCACGTCCGCGCCGGCCGTGGCCAGGGGAATCCGCGCGCGCAGCTGGAGGAGGTTGCGGTAGGCGTCGGCTCGTTCGGCGCGGGCCCGTTCGGTCTGGAGCTGCACTTCGAGGGCGGACAGGCGCTCCCGCAGGACCTCGTTCTCGCGGTAGACGCCCCGGAGCGCGAAGTACCCGTTCCACACCTCGCTCGCCGCGCCGGCGACCCGGGCCGTGGCCTGCTGCGCACCGGAGAATCCGCCGAACACCACCGTCCGGAAGAGCGTCGTGCCGCTGCTGGTCGTGATCTGGACCGAGACCAGCACGACGTGGAGGGAGACGGCCGCGGCCAGCAGCAGTCCCGGACGCTGTCTGATGTCGGTGGGGGTCATCAGGGCGCGCGGCCTTCGGCCGCAGAGTCACGGACCGGGGACCAGGGACCGGGAACCACGGCTCAGTCGATGGCGATCTTCCGGAGGAGATCGAAATTGGACAGCATCTTGCCGGCGCCGAGCACCACCGACGACAGCGGGTCCTCGGCGTTGGTCACGGGCAGGCCGGTCTCCTCGCGCAGCCGCTTGTCCAGGTTCCGGAGCATCGAGCCGCCGCCGGTGAGCACGATGCCTCGGTCCACGATGTCGGCCGAGAGCTCGGGAGGCGTCCGCTCGAGCGCGACGCGCACGGCGTCCACGATGACGTTCACGGTCTCGGCGAGCGCCAGGCGGATCTCCTCGTCCGTGATGGTGATGGTCTTGGGCACGCCCTCGATCAGGTGCCGGCCCTTGATCTCCATCGTGGCGCTCTCCTCGAGCGGGAACGCCGACCCGATCTCGATCTTGATGGCCTCGGCGGTCCGCTCGCCGATGAGGAGGTTGTACGCCTTCTTGATGTAGTGGATGATGGCCTCGTCCATCTCGTTGCCGGCCACGCGCACGGCCTTGCTGTACACGATGCCGGCCAGGGAGATGACCGCGATGTCGGTCGTGCCGCCGCCGATGTCGACCACCATGTTCCCGCTGGGCTCCTCGATGGGCAGCCCGGCGCCAATCGCGGCGGCCATCGCCTCCTCGACGAGGTGCACCTCGCTCGCCTTGGCGCGATAGGCGCTGTCCTTCACCGCGCGCTTCTCCACCTGCGTGATCTCGGACGGCACGCCGATGACGATGCGGGGGCGCACCCAGACGGTCCCGTTGTGCGCCTTCTTGATGAAGTAGGTCAGCATCTTCTCGGTGACGTCGAAGTCGGCGATGACGCCGTCCTTCATCGGCTTGATGGCGACGATGTTGCCCGGCGTGCGGCCGAGCATCTCCTTCGCCTCGCGGCCGACGGCCTCGACGCGGCCGTTCAGCTTGTTGACCGCGACGATGGACGGCTCGTTGACGACGATGCCCTTCCCCTTGGCGTACACGCACGTGTTGGCGGTACCCAGATCGATCGCGAGATCGGTCGAGAACGCGGAGAACAGGGACCCAAGTGCCAAAGGCGAAACTCCTGACGGCGGTGCCGCGCCCAGCGGCGGCGGGCGCGGCTACGGGTTGGCGACGGCCACGCCGTCCTTCCCCGTTTCCTTTACACGATACATGGCGACGTCGGCCGCGCGTACCAGTTCTTCGGCCGAACTGGCCGCATCCGGCAGCGTGGCGACGCCGACAGAGACGGTCAGACGGACATCGAGGCCGTCCCCGGCGAGGAAGACGTAGTCCCGGACGCGGTCCCGCACGCGATTGGCGACGCCGAGCGCGCCTTCCGACCCGGTTTCCGGCAGGACGATCGCGAATTCGTCGCCGCCGAACCGGGCGGCGACGTCCGTCTCACGGGCCGATCCGCGGATCACGCCGGCCGCCTCCACCAGGGCCCTGCTGCCCGCCAGGTGCCCGTAGGAGTCGTTGACGCGCTTGAAGCCGTCGAGGTCGATGAACAGCAGCGACAGGGAGCGGCCGCTGCGCGAGGCGCGCTTGGACTCGCGACGCAGCACCTGGTTCAGATACCGCGAGTTGTACAGCTGCGTGAGGTCGTCGGTCACCGAGAGGGCTTCGGCCCGGCGAATCGCGAGGGCGTTGTCGAGCGCGAGGGCGGGGCCCTCGAGGACGTCAGCCAGGGCATCGCCCGCGGCGGGTGCCAGCCGGGGCTCCGTCTTCGCCACGGCCCGTTCCACCGCGACCAGCGCCGCCACCACCCGGCCGCGGCAGCGCAGGGGCACGGCGAAGGCCGCGCCCGCACCGCCCCGGATGCGCAGGTCACGCCGCAGGTCCGGGCTCGCGAACTCGCGGCCGTGCGAGAGGACCCAGCGGCTGACGCTCGCCGCCGAGGCCGACAGACCGGCCGACATGCCGCGCGAGGCCATGAGCCCCACCTGGCCGTCCATGTCCACGGCGTACACCGCCAGGGCCGGCGTCTTCAGCCACTGCGCAGCGCTCGTGACGATGATCTCCCCGATTTCCTCCGGGTCGAGGGTTTCGTGGGCGGAGCGCATGAGCGCGAGTTGCACGTCGGGACGGGCCAGGCGCGTCCGAAGGGCACGCTGGGACTGGCGAAGCCGGGTCGCGAGGTCGGGGCGGGCAGCTGCTGAAGGTGGCATCGGCTTCAGCCGAGACTGGGGAAGTCAGGGGTGAATACTGGCCCGTTCCGGCGTTGTATCGGTGGGCCGACTATACCACACCGACCGGACCATGACGGGCGGCCGAACCCGAATCGGCGGCCGTATTTTGCACGGAGCGTGCGAACGGACGGGCAACCTTGTTAGGATGAGGGGTTCAAGGATCTCCGACCATGACCATGCTCGACCGGATGCGGCGCCACCAGAACCTCCTCAAGTGGAGCCTGGTCCCATTGATTCTGGCTTTCGGGTTCTTCTTCGTGCCCACGAACTCGGCCACCGTCGGCACGGCGCCGAACGTGGCCATCGCCGAGGTCGAGGGCGAACCCATCACCGTCGCGCAGTTCCAACGGCGCTACAACGCCCAGTTGCAGCAGTACCGGTCAGCCTACGGCGGCCAGATCAGCGAGCAGATGCTCCGGCAGCTCGGCATCGACCGGCAGATCCTGGGCTCACTCATCGACGAAGAGGCGACGGTGGCCGAGGCGCGGCGCCAGGGCCTGTCGGTCAGTGACGCCGAGGTCCGGGAGCGGATCCTTTCGCTGCCGGCGTTCATGGAGAACGGCACGTTCATCGGCGAGGCGCGGTATCGCGACCTGCTGGCCCGCCAGAATCCCCCCCTGTCCACCCGAGACTTCGAGGATCAGTTCAGGAAGGCCATCCTGTCCGAGAAGCTCCGGAGCTCCGTCGCCGGCTGGGTGTCGGTGACCGACGCCGAGGTCGCCGACGAGTACCGCCGCCGGAACGAGAAGGTCAAGCTCGATCTCGTCGCGCTCACCCCCGACGCCTTCAAGAACCAGGTCACGGTCCAGGACGCCGACCTGCAGAAGCGGTTCGAGGCGAACAAGGAGAGCTACCGCATCGGCGAGAAGCGCCGGGTCAAGTACGTGCTCGTGGACGTGGACAAGGTGCGCGAGTCGATCGAGGTGCCCGACGCGGACGTGCAGGCCTTCTACGACCAGAACAAGGCGCAGTACACCACCGAGGCGCGGGTGCGGGCGAGCCACATCCTGCTCAAGACGGAAGGCAAGGACGACGCGCAGGTCCGCGCGAAGGCGGAGGCGCTGCTGAAGCAGGCCAAGGCGCCTGGCGCCGACTTCGCCGCGCTGGCGAAGGCCAACTCGGAAGACGAGGGCTCGGCCGTCAACGGCGGCGACCTCAACTTCTTCGGCCGCGGCCAGATGGTCCCCGAGTTCGAGCAGGCCGCGTTCTCGCTGAAGCCGGGCGAGATCAGCGACCTCGTGAAGACGACCTTCGGGTACCACATCATCAAGGTGGTCGAGAGCGAGCCGGAGCAGACGCGGTCCCTCGAGGACGTGAAGCCCGAGATCGTCGATCAGCTGAAGTGGCAAAAGGCGCAGGCGCAGGCCGAGCAGAGCGCCAAGGCGATGGAAGCCAACCTCAAGACCGCCGCCGACCTGCCCAAGGTCGCGGCGGAGCGCGGGCTGACCGTCGTCGAGTCGCCCTTCTTCCTGCGGGACGAGCCCATCGGCGAGCTGGGCTCCGCGCCGGAAGTGGCCGCGCGGGCCTTCACCTTGAAGGAAGGCGAAGTGTCGCCGGCCCTGCGCGTGTCGCGCGGCTGGGTCTTCGCCGCGCCGGATGGGACCGAGCCCTCGCGCCTGCCGCAGCTGTCCGAAGTGGCCGACCGCGTGCGTGAGGACGTCATCCGCGAGAAATCCGAGGAGATGCTCAAGAGCCGGGCCAGCGTCATCGCCGCCGACCTCAAGAAGGCACCGGATTTCGCGGCCGCAGCCAAGAAGGCCGGGTTCGACGTGACGACGACCGAGCTGGTCGCCCGTGGCGCGACGCTGCCGAACGTGGGGGCGAGCCCAGAGGTCGAACAGGCGGTCTTCGCGCTCGACGCCGGCGGGGTCACCGATGCGATCCCCACCAGCTCGGGCAGCGTGATCGCCCGGGTCGCCGAGCACACGCGCGTGAGCGACGACGAGGTGGCGCTCGGCCGGGACACCC
The DNA window shown above is from Vicinamibacterales bacterium and carries:
- a CDS encoding MGMT family protein yields the protein MLAVVARIPPGRVATYGDVAAMAGRPGAARAAGNVLARGGAPGVPYHRVIAAGGALGGYSDLSVKRALLAAEGHDLTARRVRGFERVRWPSPRARR
- a CDS encoding Rne/Rng family ribonuclease, whose translation is MTKEMIIATNGHETRVAILEDDLLAEVFVERERNRGVVGNVYKGRVSKVLPGMQSAFVDIGLERDGFLYVSDVVNTMEEFERLSGDDEEDEDDASEGGEASAVGSGAAEVAAPAPARGRGRGRGGRDRGERERGAEAKIEELVKEGQDIIVQVAKEPLGTKGARLTSHVTMPGRFLVFMPTVDHVGVSRKISTREERNRLRGIVKEFRDQHSFGGGVIIRTAAEGKPKEDIVSDLQYFHRVWTEMRQKSETSRAPAVVFREASLVAKLLRDLLTDVYTAIRIDDPREHQRIIELLDRIMPGMSSRVKLHDKPYPIFEEYGVQAELDKALKSKVWLKSGGSIVINQTEALVAIDVNTGRYVGKKTAGRLEDTIIKTNLEAVKEIVRQIRLRDLGGIIVLDFIDMEEKKNRQKVFQAVEHELRRDRSPSKALQVSDFGLVIVTRKRVKQSLERTLTEPCPYCSGTGTIKSSSTVCYEILTEVKKVGPDLDGLGVLLRVNPDIARALKDEERGVLRDLKQMLGKDVIVKPDVHLHHEQFDVMSIGG
- the rodA gene encoding rod shape-determining protein RodA, with translation MFERRLSTHLDVWLLGAVALIALIGIGMIYSATGGATREYWTQIYALVLGAGALAVCLAVDYRTLIDKAHWIYLALIAALLAVLVFGAVRGGSRRWLDLGVFNLQPSEFAKAGLALILAKLLGDVRRAAPSSQDLFLGAALTLVPLLLIAREPDLGTAVTLLPVFGIVVFAAGLPVRYLGIAAVIALVLAPAAWVFALEDYQKERIITFLDPEQDARGAGYQQIQARITVGSGGITGKGFMKGTQGQLRFLPVAHNDFIFSVLAEEQGVVGVVVMLALYLFVIMRALDAARLSKDRAGAYLVLGVLASFIFQVLYNISMSAGLAPVKGLTLPLLSYGGSSMIATLAGFGLILNVRMRRFTN
- the mrdA gene encoding penicillin-binding protein 2, giving the protein MRFGSPAAVEDRRRLQGRIAILRAGVAAAFTLLLCGFWYFQVLQYAKFREMAENNHQRTLPLRAPRGVIFDRHGEVLVENRAAFNISIMREHSRDLDHTIRLLSAVTGVSESAMRETVDRHRREPAYQPIVVVQDATLAQVAAVTARRLDFELPDVVVQEVPTRSYPAEALGAHLLGYVGEVSEQMVAEAGIASGTVVGQSGLERTYNDMLMGQDGARRVVVNSVGREIRTLDETPPVEGRRLQLTLDASMQRAAEQGFKVTGYWGSAVVLDPRSGDVLTLVSLPAYDPNAFAGGIDRETWQQLNTDELRPLQNRAIQGRYSPGSTFKIVVATAGLEEGVITPDFKVFCGGGATFYGRFFQCLGHHGWVDVRHALEKSCNTFFYTVGNMLGVDRIHEWSERLGLASKSGVDLPNEVESIIPSTAWKQQRTGERWYPGETISVAIGQGQVSVTPMSMAVMMASVARGARVTPRLVKATSTGGPWQQAPPSAAASAVTLKAETVSAVHDGLWMAVNGAGTAVRAKIAGRDVAGKTGTAQVISLQGRQRARGNGRDYRDHGWFVFMVPADDPELAGVIFAEHSEHGYLAAPIARHIIETYYARKEGRPAPVMPPVPGTPGFAPPPPPPTRTAGPGDAEAAGAGQR
- the mreD gene encoding rod shape-determining protein MreD encodes the protein MRALAALAGLAAAVLAQTAVAGLVTWRETVVVDLVLVVVVYVALVGGPVAGLLAGTVGGLIQDALSSGILGIGGLAKTIVGFLVGRFGTQFVVAAALPQMLTFAAATAVHAVVYMGLYTLLGLRSYPDALTVVAAQAVGNGIAGAVVFHLGERIPRALDRRRASRGMRVSR
- the mreC gene encoding rod shape-determining protein MreC → MTPTDIRQRPGLLLAAAVSLHVVLVSVQITTSSGTTLFRTVVFGGFSGAQQATARVAGAASEVWNGYFALRGVYRENEVLRERLSALEVQLQTERARAERADAYRNLLQLRARIPLATAGADVIAAGASPDFRTVTIDKGTSDGVAADMAVVAPAGVVGRVTQPGTRASLVQLLVDRNAAAGALIESSRVQGIVVGVGDGTLRMDYAPATLAVNAGDVVVTSGIDGLYPKGFVLGTVTSVAKGDGLYHRIVVRPAVDFSRLEDVLVVLQRDVPPAEAAR
- a CDS encoding rod shape-determining protein, with protein sequence MALGSLFSAFSTDLAIDLGTANTCVYAKGKGIVVNEPSIVAVNKLNGRVEAVGREAKEMLGRTPGNIVAIKPMKDGVIADFDVTEKMLTYFIKKAHNGTVWVRPRIVIGVPSEITQVEKRAVKDSAYRAKASEVHLVEEAMAAAIGAGLPIEEPSGNMVVDIGGGTTDIAVISLAGIVYSKAVRVAGNEMDEAIIHYIKKAYNLLIGERTAEAIKIEIGSAFPLEESATMEIKGRHLIEGVPKTITITDEEIRLALAETVNVIVDAVRVALERTPPELSADIVDRGIVLTGGGSMLRNLDKRLREETGLPVTNAEDPLSSVVLGAGKMLSNFDLLRKIAID
- a CDS encoding sensor domain-containing diguanylate cyclase, with protein sequence MRSAHETLDPEEIGEIIVTSAAQWLKTPALAVYAVDMDGQVGLMASRGMSAGLSASAASVSRWVLSHGREFASPDLRRDLRIRGGAGAAFAVPLRCRGRVVAALVAVERAVAKTEPRLAPAAGDALADVLEGPALALDNALAIRRAEALSVTDDLTQLYNSRYLNQVLRRESKRASRSGRSLSLLFIDLDGFKRVNDSYGHLAGSRALVEAAGVIRGSARETDVAARFGGDEFAIVLPETGSEGALGVANRVRDRVRDYVFLAGDGLDVRLTVSVGVATLPDAASSAEELVRAADVAMYRVKETGKDGVAVANP
- a CDS encoding peptidyl-prolyl cis-trans isomerase; this encodes MKPEIVDQLKWQKAQAQAEQSAKAMEANLKTAADLPKVAAERGLTVVESPFFLRDEPIGELGSAPEVAARAFTLKEGEVSPALRVSRGWVFAAPDGTEPSRLPQLSEVADRVREDVIREKSEEMLKSRASVIAADLKKAPDFAAAAKKAGFDVTTTELVARGATLPNVGASPEVEQAVFALDAGGVTDAIPTSSGSVIARVAEHTRVSDDEVALGRDTLRDELTEQRRGEFFAAYMTKAKTSLKITTREDVLTQLMGPMPTAPGFPMPVSDR